The following proteins are encoded in a genomic region of Bernardetia sp. MNP-M8:
- a CDS encoding gamma carbonic anhydrase family protein — MALILPVRGFSPKFGKDCFLAPNATIVGEVEMGDNCSVWFSAVIRGDVNYIKIGHHTNIQDNATIHGTYQTAPTTIGNYVSIGHNAIVHGCTIEDNVLIGMGARLMDGVIVRTGSIVAAGAVVLEGTEIESGFIYAGVPAKKVKPIGERGEMLERIATNYIKYSSWFMENKEE, encoded by the coding sequence ATGGCTTTAATTCTTCCTGTTCGTGGTTTTTCTCCAAAATTTGGCAAAGATTGTTTTCTTGCTCCCAATGCAACTATTGTAGGAGAAGTAGAAATGGGTGATAATTGTAGTGTTTGGTTTAGTGCTGTTATTCGTGGCGATGTAAATTATATCAAAATTGGTCATCATACCAATATTCAAGACAATGCCACTATTCATGGAACTTATCAAACTGCTCCGACAACTATCGGAAATTATGTAAGTATTGGACATAATGCTATCGTTCATGGCTGTACTATTGAAGATAATGTTTTGATAGGAATGGGTGCAAGATTGATGGATGGTGTAATTGTCAGAACGGGAAGTATCGTAGCAGCAGGTGCAGTCGTTTTGGAAGGAACAGAAATTGAAAGTGGATTTATTTATGCTGGAGTGCCTGCAAAAAAAGTAAAACCAATTGGCGAAAGAGGAGAAATGTTAGAACGAATTGCTACCAATTATATAAAATATTCTAGCTGGTTTATGGAAAATAAAGAAGAATAA
- the rpsA gene encoding 30S ribosomal protein S1, whose product MSNSNTSAGEINWEELESNKTGFGAGYKDSRQQELADLYEETLTEFSENELVTGTIVGVTDREAIVNIGHKSDGLVSLSEFRDLPELKAGDQVTVYVEKQEDANGQILLSRRKAMALQAWKKIEQSHQGDEVIEGIIKRRTKGGLIADIFGIEAFLPGSQIDVKPIRDFDVYVDKKMELKVVKINYANDNVVVSHKVLIEKDLEKQRLQILDNLERGQVLEGVVKNITNFGAFVDLGGVDGLLHITDISWGRISHPNEVLELDQKLNVVVLDFDEDKKRISLGMKQLQEHPWDSLEATLEVGTKVNGRIVNVADYGAFLEIKPGVEGLIHVSEMSWSQHLRNPQEFLSINDTVDAVILTIDREERKMSLGIKQLTEDPWTKEEVKTKYASGERHTGTVRNLTNYGLFLELEEGIDGLVHISDLSWTRKFKHPSEFIKVNEKLEVQVLELDTEQRRLALSHKHMEENPWDTFETIFTPNSVHKGTLVNKNDKGANIELPYGVQGFASTKHLTLEETGKTAEVGNNIDFKVVEFSKDEQRIILSHVATYRSGKEETAAPAKKAKAPKGEASKETASKSKDMKNSKDLETTSSLGDNSALSQLKDDMKNDEGK is encoded by the coding sequence ATGAGTAATTCAAACACTTCAGCAGGCGAAATCAATTGGGAAGAATTAGAGTCTAACAAAACAGGCTTTGGTGCTGGCTATAAAGATTCACGTCAACAAGAACTTGCAGACCTTTACGAAGAAACACTTACTGAGTTTTCAGAAAATGAACTTGTTACAGGTACAATTGTAGGCGTTACAGATCGTGAAGCTATCGTAAATATCGGTCATAAATCAGACGGACTTGTATCTCTTTCAGAATTTAGAGATTTACCAGAACTTAAAGCTGGTGACCAAGTAACTGTTTATGTAGAGAAACAAGAAGACGCAAACGGACAAATTTTACTTTCTCGTCGTAAAGCAATGGCTCTTCAGGCGTGGAAAAAAATTGAGCAATCGCATCAAGGAGATGAAGTTATCGAAGGAATTATCAAACGCCGTACAAAAGGTGGTTTGATTGCAGATATTTTTGGTATTGAAGCATTTTTACCAGGTTCACAAATTGACGTTAAGCCAATTCGTGATTTTGATGTATATGTGGATAAGAAAATGGAATTGAAAGTTGTCAAAATCAATTATGCAAATGACAACGTAGTAGTTTCTCATAAAGTTCTTATTGAGAAAGATCTTGAAAAACAACGTTTACAAATTCTTGACAACCTTGAAAGAGGACAAGTATTGGAAGGTGTGGTTAAAAATATCACTAACTTCGGTGCTTTTGTTGATTTGGGTGGCGTAGATGGATTACTTCACATTACTGATATTTCTTGGGGACGTATTTCTCATCCAAATGAAGTATTAGAACTTGACCAAAAACTTAATGTTGTTGTTCTTGATTTTGATGAAGACAAAAAACGTATTTCATTAGGTATGAAACAACTTCAAGAGCATCCTTGGGATTCGCTTGAAGCTACTTTAGAAGTAGGTACAAAAGTAAACGGACGTATTGTGAATGTTGCTGATTATGGTGCATTCTTAGAAATCAAACCAGGTGTAGAAGGTTTGATTCACGTTTCAGAAATGTCTTGGTCGCAACACTTGCGTAATCCACAAGAATTCTTGAGTATCAATGATACAGTAGATGCAGTTATCTTGACTATTGACCGTGAAGAGCGCAAAATGTCATTAGGTATCAAACAACTTACTGAAGATCCTTGGACGAAAGAAGAAGTTAAAACTAAATATGCTTCTGGTGAGCGTCATACAGGTACAGTTCGTAACCTTACTAACTACGGTTTATTCTTAGAGTTAGAAGAAGGAATTGATGGACTTGTTCATATTTCTGACCTTTCTTGGACTCGTAAATTCAAACACCCATCTGAATTTATCAAAGTAAACGAAAAATTAGAAGTTCAAGTATTAGAACTTGATACAGAACAACGTCGTTTGGCTCTTAGTCATAAACACATGGAAGAAAATCCTTGGGATACTTTCGAAACTATCTTTACACCAAACAGTGTACATAAAGGTACTTTAGTGAACAAAAATGACAAAGGTGCAAATATCGAACTTCCTTACGGTGTACAAGGATTTGCTTCTACAAAACACCTTACTTTGGAAGAAACAGGTAAAACTGCTGAGGTTGGAAACAACATCGACTTCAAAGTAGTAGAGTTTTCTAAAGACGAGCAACGTATTATTCTTTCTCACGTAGCTACATACCGTAGTGGAAAAGAAGAAACTGCAGCTCCTGCAAAGAAAGCAAAAGCTCCAAAAGGAGAAGCTAGTAAAGAAACAGCTTCAAAATCTAAAGACATGAAAAACTCTAAAGATTTGGAAACTACTAGTTCATTAGGAGACAATTCTGCACTTTCTCAATTGAAAGATGACATGAAAAATGACGAAGGTAAATAA